The Litorilinea aerophila DNA window GCCTGGCTGGAGAAGTTCGGTGCGGGGCTGGTGCGTTTCAACCAGTTCGCTGCAGAGCGGGGGCTGCATCCTGCCCAACTGGCCATCGCCTGGGTACGACATACGCCCGGCGTCACCGCGCCCATCGTGGGGGTCAGCTCCCAGCGACAACTCCAGTCCAGCCTGGGCGCCTTCGACGTGGAGCTGACTGAGGAGGAGTACAAGCAGCTGGCGGATATGTTCGATGCAGCCGTCAAAGAAGAGAGCGGCGGCAGCTATCCCAGCCTGCGCCGCTCTTTTGAACTGGTCACAAACTGACTGCCGGCGCTATGATCCATCCAGCGCCTGGCGCAGTTCATCCGGCGAGATGTTGCCCCCGCTGAGGATGAGCCCGACACGGCGGCCCTGGAGCTGTTCCCGCAGCCGCAGGGCCGCCGCCAGCGGGGCCGCGCCCGCCGGTTCGGCCAGCGTCTTGGCTTTCTCCAGGTAGAGGCGGATGGCCACCAGCAGCTCCTGGTCATCCACCAACACGAAGTCGTCCAGGTGTTGCCACAGGATCTGCTGGGGGAGCATGAAGGGCTCGCCGGTGGCCAGGCCGCCGGCAAAGGTCTCGATGGGGGCGGTGCGCCAGGTCCGCTCCTTCCAGGTGAGATAGGCTGCCGGTGCGCCCCTGGCCTGGACACCGATGACCCGAATGTTGGGGTCAACGGCCTTGGCCACCAGCGCGGCGCCGGCCGCGCCACTGCCGCCACCCACCGGCACCAAAATGACCTCCAGATCCGGCTGGGCCTCCAGCATCTCCAGGGCGTGGGTGCCCACGCCGGCGATGAGCAGGGGTTCGTCGCCCGAGGAGATGAAGCGCAGGCCCTCTTCGGCCTCCAGGGTCGCGCAGTGGCGTTTGCTGGCCTCGAAGTCCGCGCCGTGGAAGACCACTTCCGCGCCGTAGCTGCGCATGGCTTCCACCTTCACCGGGTTGGCCCCCTCCGGCACCACGATGACAGCCCGGATGCCGAAGAGCTGGGCGGCGTAGGCGATGGACTGGCCATGGTTGCCAGTGGAGGCGGTGACGACGCCCCGCTGGCGGCTGGCTTCATCCAGGTGGGCCATGAAGTTGATACCACCCCGGATCTTGAACGCGCCAATGGGCTGGTAGTTTTCGTGTTTGACGTAGACGCTCGCCCCCAGCAGGCGGTCCAGGGATGGGTAGCGATGGAGGGGTGTGGGCGGGAGGTAGCGCCGAATGACCTGGCGGGCCCGCAGGATATCCTGAAATGTAGGGGGAGAGGGCAAGGGCGGGGATGATGGCTGCATGGGCAACTGACTCCGTGGCTGGGCTGATGGTCGATGGCGATTGGCTGGCCTACTGCCCCACGTCAGCCACCAGGGGCAGGGCAGGGCCTGCGCGCCCTGGAGCTGCGGAAGGTCGCCAGGCAGCTCAATCTGTCTCCGATTCTATCCCCTTGCCCCGGAATTGGCAATTTGCTGTGCCCGGCATGGGAGGCCGGCGGCCGGGCCTGCTTACTCCCGTCCCTGTTGTTCCTGGGTGAAGTAGCGGTTGAGGCGGACCTCCCGCAGGGTGCGCAGGATGATGCCCGTGATCCACCAGGCCGTCAGGCCCATCATCAGGCCCGAGGTGCCGCCCAACAGCAGGCCGTGGGGACCGCCGGCCAGGACACCGCTGACGGAGCCCGAGAGGGCCCCCATGAGCGCCAGAAAGAGCAGTTGTTGCATGGTCAATCCTCCCCTGAGTCCCAAAGCCTCTCTTCCGGTGCGAGGCAAATCGGTCGAGAGCCAACGGGTTGTGGTACATGCCGGTGATTTCCAGCATGCAGGCGGTTTCATCTAGGATACGCCGCGGGGACCGGGGAAGTTCTGAACATTTCCGGTCGCGATTCGGACCGTTTTCTGACGACAGCGCTTTCTGGCTATCTCGGGTTCGGGGATGCGTTGGGCCGCGCCTCAATGGACCAAAGCCTGGCGGGCCTGGCGCCGTCCTTCCTCCGTCAGCAAGAGGGTCCCGTTCTGCCGCTGGATCAGGCCGTGGCGCTCAGCCTGGCGGACCACCCGCAGGGCAAAGTCCGGGCTCCAGCGCAGCTCTTCCTCCAGATGCGCCAGCCGGTTTTCCGCCTCGGCTTCCGGGCTGCCTTCGTGGTGGAGCAGATGAATGACCAGCATGGCCTGGGCAAATTCCCAGCGCTGGCGCTGTCTGCGCCGGGCGACAGCAACGATCCCCCGCCCCGGCGCGAAGAGGAAGACGGCCACAAAAATGGCGCCGGTGACGGTGGCCATGGAGCCGGCAATGTTGGCATCCAGCAGGCGGGCCAGCCAGTAGCCGCCGATGGCGCTGGCCACGCCTATCAGGACGCTCAGGCCCACCATCCGCTCCAGACGGTCCGTGAGCAGGTATGCCGCCGCGGCCGGTGTGATCATCAACGCCACCACCAGGATCGATCCCACCGCGTCGAAGGCCCCCACCGCCGTGATGGAGACCAGAGTCATCAGCCCGTAGTGGATCAGGCCCGGCGAGAAGCCCAGGGCCGCAGCCAGGCCCGGGTCAAAGGTGGCCAGCTTGAGCTCCTTGTAGAAGAGGAAGATGGCCAGCCCGTTCAAGAGCAGGATGATCCCCATCACCACCAGGGCCCGGGGCAGATCCCAGCCCCACAGGATCAGCCGGTCGAAGGGCGCGAAGGCCAGCTCGCCCAGCAACACGGCATCCACGTCCAGATGCACGCCCCGGGCAAAGCGGGAGATGAGGATCACGGCCACGCTGAAGAGGGCCGGAAAGACCAGGCCAATGGCCGCATCCTGTTTGACCAGCCGGGTGTTGTGGAGTAGCTCCACCAGGCTGACCGTCGCCACGCCCATGGCCGCGGCGCCCACGATCAACAGGGGAGATTCCAGGCTGCGGGTGAGGAAAAAGCCCAACACGATCCCAAGCAACACCGTGTGGCTGATGGCGTCGCTCATCATGGCCATCTGCCGTAACACCAAAAACACGCCGGGCAGGGCACAGGCTGCGGCCACCACGGCTGCAATCAACTGGATTTCAACTTGGGTGACACTCATGGCTGACTTCCTTCTGGCCTGTCTGGAGAGACAGGGGCGGGTTTCAATCCGGCGGCTGGTAGCTCTCGGCCAGGCGGCGGGCTGCCTGGAGACCGGCCGGGGTCAGGGCCCAGTGCTCGTCGTCCACCTGCCGCACCAGCCCACGCTCGGCCAGGACGGCCAGGCTGCGGCGCACGCCCCGCTGTCCGGCGCCCATCACCCGCAGGCTGGCCACCGCGTGGGGATGGCTGGGATCCGGGTGCTGCAGGGCCAGCTGATACAGGTTCAGGAGCACCTGGTCCGTGTGCAGGCGCTGCCGGTTTCGCCGCTGTTGCAGCCAGTTCCAGCCCAACCCCCGGTTGGGTGCCAGCAAGAAGGAGAAGAGCGCGATGGCGCTGATGCAGAGGACGATGACCGGCCCGGTGGAGAGGCCGCTGGCCAGCCCACTGATCAGGGTGCCGGCCACGCCTGCCAGGGCGCCAAAGAAGGCGGCCAGCGCCACCATCACCCCCAGGCGATCCGTCCACTGGCGGGCGGCCGCGGCCGGCGCCACCACCATGGCGCTCATCAACACCACCCCCACCGCCTGGAGGCCGATCACGATGGCCACCACCAGCAGGGTGGTGAGCAGGATCTCCAGCGCCTGCATGGGGTAGCCCAGGCTGGCTCCAAAGTCCCGGTCGAAGCTGAGCAGCTTGAACTCCTTCCAGAAGAGCAACATCAGCAGCAGGGCCAGGCCACCGAAGAGGGCCATGGTGGCCACATCCCGGGCCAGTAGGGTGGCTGCCTGCCCGAAGAGAAAGTGGTTGAGGCCGGCCTGCCGGGCGTCGGGATTGCGCTGCAGAAAGGTCAGCAACAGCAGGCCGAAGCCGAAAAAGACCGAGAGGATGATGCCCAGGGAGCTGTCCTGTTTGATGCGGGTGTAGCGGTTGATGGCCACCATGAAGAGGGTGCCCAGGATGCCGGCCGCGGCCGCCCCCAGCATCAACACGGCCGGGGTCTTCAGGCCCGTGAGCATGAAGGCCAGCACCACGCCCGGCAGGGCGGCGTGGGACATGGCATCGCCCAACAGGCTTTGCCGGCGCAGCATGGCAAAAGAACCCAACGCCCCGCTGACAATCCCCAGGGTAGCCGCGCCCAGGGCCACCGTGCGCAACGTGTAGTCAAATACCAGCCCATGCAACAGGCCGCCAATGTCCATGGTTACCTCCCGCGCGGAACAGCGGCCGCATCCCCAGGCAGGTCGGCCGCTCGGGCGCTGCGGTCTGGCTCTGGGGCACGGGCCTCCTCCCCACTGTTCTCCCGGGCGTTGCGGTGTAAAAAGGCCACCCGCCCGCCGTAGGTGAGCCGCAGGTTCTCCTCGGTGAAGACCTCGCTCACCGGTCCGCTGGCAATGCGCCGCACGTTGAGGAGGGTGACCCAGTCGAAGTATTCGGGCACCGTCTGCAGGTCGTGGTGGACCACCACCACCGTCTTGCCGGCCGCGCGCAGCTCCTTGAGCAGGGTGACAATGGCCCGCTCTGTGGTGGCGTCCACCCCCTGGAAGGGTTCATCCATGAAGTACACCTGAGCGTCCTGGACCAGGGCCCGGGCCAGGAAGGTGCGCTGCTGTTGTCCGCCGGAAAGCTGGCTGATCTGGCGATGGGCGTAGGCCCGCATGCCTACCTTGTCCAGCGCCTGGAGGGCCAGCTCTCGCTCCCGGCGGCCCGGCCGCTTGAACCAGCCCAGTGCGCCGTAGCGCCCCATCATCACCACATCCAGCACGTTGGTGGGGAAGTCCCAATCCACGCTGCCCCGCTGGGGGACATAGCCCACCAGCCGGCGCTGCTCCGCGTACGGTCGTCCGTAGATGAGGACCTGGCCTGCCGCCACCGGCACCAATCCCAGGATGGCCTTGATCAGGGTGGTTTTGCCGGCGCCGTTGGGCCCCACGATGGCCATCAGGGTGTTGCCGGGCACCCGCAGGTCGATATCCCAGAGCACCGGCTTGTTGCCGTAGGCCACGGTCAGGTCTGTCACCTGGATGGCATCGGTCGTTGGCGTTGACATGGCCTCTTTTCTCCTCAGGACTGGCCAAGCAGGGCGTTGACAATGGTGTCCACGTTGTGGCGGACCATGCCGATGTAGGTGCCTTCCGGCGTGCCGGGGTCCCCCAGGGCGTCGGAGAAGAGCTCCCCGCCGATCTGCACCTGGAAGCCCTGGGCGGCCACCGCAGCCTGCAGCGCCTCGATGTTGCGCACCGGCACAGACGACTCCACGAAAATGGCCGGGATCTGGCGTTCGACGATGAAATTGGCCAGGGCGCGCACATCCGCGGTGCTGGCCTCGGAGGCGGTGCTGATGCCCTGGAGCCCCCGCACTTCAAAGCCATAGGCCCGGCCGAAGTAGTGGAACGCATCATGGGCCGTGATGAGCACACGCCGTTCCGGCGGGAGCTGGGCCACCTTGTCCAGAATCTCCTGGTGGAGGGCTGCCAACTCCTGGAGG harbors:
- a CDS encoding threonine ammonia-lyase, translating into MQPSSPPLPSPPTFQDILRARQVIRRYLPPTPLHRYPSLDRLLGASVYVKHENYQPIGAFKIRGGINFMAHLDEASRQRGVVTASTGNHGQSIAYAAQLFGIRAVIVVPEGANPVKVEAMRSYGAEVVFHGADFEASKRHCATLEAEEGLRFISSGDEPLLIAGVGTHALEMLEAQPDLEVILVPVGGGSGAAGAALVAKAVDPNIRVIGVQARGAPAAYLTWKERTWRTAPIETFAGGLATGEPFMLPQQILWQHLDDFVLVDDQELLVAIRLYLEKAKTLAEPAGAAPLAAALRLREQLQGRRVGLILSGGNISPDELRQALDGS
- a CDS encoding metal ABC transporter permease; amino-acid sequence: MSVTQVEIQLIAAVVAAACALPGVFLVLRQMAMMSDAISHTVLLGIVLGFFLTRSLESPLLIVGAAAMGVATVSLVELLHNTRLVKQDAAIGLVFPALFSVAVILISRFARGVHLDVDAVLLGELAFAPFDRLILWGWDLPRALVVMGIILLLNGLAIFLFYKELKLATFDPGLAAALGFSPGLIHYGLMTLVSITAVGAFDAVGSILVVALMITPAAAAYLLTDRLERMVGLSVLIGVASAIGGYWLARLLDANIAGSMATVTGAIFVAVFLFAPGRGIVAVARRRQRQRWEFAQAMLVIHLLHHEGSPEAEAENRLAHLEEELRWSPDFALRVVRQAERHGLIQRQNGTLLLTEEGRRQARQALVH
- a CDS encoding iron chelate uptake ABC transporter family permease subunit, with product MDIGGLLHGLVFDYTLRTVALGAATLGIVSGALGSFAMLRRQSLLGDAMSHAALPGVVLAFMLTGLKTPAVLMLGAAAAGILGTLFMVAINRYTRIKQDSSLGIILSVFFGFGLLLLTFLQRNPDARQAGLNHFLFGQAATLLARDVATMALFGGLALLLMLLFWKEFKLLSFDRDFGASLGYPMQALEILLTTLLVVAIVIGLQAVGVVLMSAMVVAPAAAARQWTDRLGVMVALAAFFGALAGVAGTLISGLASGLSTGPVIVLCISAIALFSFLLAPNRGLGWNWLQQRRNRQRLHTDQVLLNLYQLALQHPDPSHPHAVASLRVMGAGQRGVRRSLAVLAERGLVRQVDDEHWALTPAGLQAARRLAESYQPPD
- a CDS encoding metal ABC transporter ATP-binding protein, whose amino-acid sequence is MSTPTTDAIQVTDLTVAYGNKPVLWDIDLRVPGNTLMAIVGPNGAGKTTLIKAILGLVPVAAGQVLIYGRPYAEQRRLVGYVPQRGSVDWDFPTNVLDVVMMGRYGALGWFKRPGRRERELALQALDKVGMRAYAHRQISQLSGGQQQRTFLARALVQDAQVYFMDEPFQGVDATTERAIVTLLKELRAAGKTVVVVHHDLQTVPEYFDWVTLLNVRRIASGPVSEVFTEENLRLTYGGRVAFLHRNARENSGEEARAPEPDRSARAADLPGDAAAVPRGR